The nucleotide sequence AACTGACACATGGATGTGCTTTTCAATCTCATCCATTTCGTTCTTTAATTCTCGGGCGGATTTTCGAAGTGCACCTTTACCAAAGATCTGCCACTGTTCTGTTGAATCCGAGGTTGCTACGTAAATACGCGTATCAATCGATTTTAATTCTCCGACCAGCCGTTCAATCCGTTCATCCGCTGTTTCATTCTCACGTGTGAAGATCACTTCCACACGATGATTTTGGGTCTTTTTCTCTGTACCGGGAGAAAGGTGGGCATCAAATACAACAATTACTTGATACCCTGTTGTTCCCTGGTACTCTGCCATATATTCGATCAGCATGTCTCTTGCTTTTGCAAAGTCTGATGTTTTTAAGCTCCGAAGTTCGGGCCATGCGCCAATGATGTTGTAGCCATCAACAATCAAATAGTGGCGGGTTTTCATTTTCGCGCTTCTAGCGGATTGCGGTTGCGGTACACTTCATACATCAAAAGGCTGGCAGCAACTGAAGCATTAAGTGAAGTTACTTTACCCTTCATTGGAAGCTGAACAAGGAAATCGCATGTTTCTGAAACGAGTCTTC is from Fictibacillus sp. b24 and encodes:
- a CDS encoding NYN domain-containing protein produces the protein MKTRHYLIVDGYNIIGAWPELRSLKTSDFAKARDMLIEYMAEYQGTTGYQVIVVFDAHLSPGTEKKTQNHRVEVIFTRENETADERIERLVGELKSIDTRIYVATSDSTEQWQIFGKGALRKSARELKNEMDEIEKHIHVSVGERKRKQNSSSILLSDEIAEIFERWRRGQK